A window of Micrococcus endophyticus contains these coding sequences:
- a CDS encoding MFS transporter, whose amino-acid sequence MDFGAYGRLLQDSRIRHLLAVGFIARFPHTAAGVILTLHVALTLGLGYGQAGLAAAAMTLGIAVGSPWRGRVVDAKGLRRALLPSVIAEALIWPLVPWLPFWLMLVAVFFGGVFALPIFSVVRQGLGVLTHGRDRQTAFALDSIITETIFMVGPALGAVVAATWSSALGLTIVGLSSALGGVLLMWFNPPTRSSQLAVVGPETEDPYTEDEDREEAVAQTVHGAPLHVEMTAPSLATGALPVVTEAIPLVTGALPVIAADGSGPATPTPGLTRAERLRLWRARHFSWVGPEALGVLVVSLAAGLVMVGTEVTMVAELEHAGMAGSVGVVYAFWCGASAVGGLFYGAWGRQVHPYLLMGLLALLTLPMAFVDGLWALALAAIPSGLFTAPTLASASSRLSTLVPEERRGEAMGFYGSAMTAGAAMGAPLSGVFIDAIHPAAGYVFAGLAGAVLVLAAALVTLARRRRVGGTSA is encoded by the coding sequence GTGGACTTCGGAGCGTACGGACGGCTGTTGCAGGACTCTCGGATCCGCCATCTGCTGGCGGTGGGGTTCATCGCCCGCTTCCCGCACACGGCGGCCGGGGTGATCCTCACCCTGCACGTGGCGCTCACCCTGGGCCTCGGCTACGGCCAGGCGGGACTGGCCGCGGCGGCCATGACGCTGGGCATCGCCGTCGGCTCCCCGTGGCGCGGGCGCGTGGTGGACGCCAAGGGCCTGCGCCGGGCGCTGCTGCCCTCCGTCATCGCGGAGGCGCTGATCTGGCCGCTCGTTCCGTGGCTGCCGTTCTGGCTGATGCTCGTGGCGGTGTTCTTCGGCGGCGTCTTCGCGCTGCCCATCTTCTCGGTGGTGCGCCAGGGCCTCGGGGTGCTCACCCATGGCCGGGACCGGCAGACGGCGTTCGCCCTGGACTCGATCATCACCGAGACGATCTTCATGGTGGGCCCCGCGCTCGGCGCGGTCGTGGCCGCCACGTGGTCCAGCGCCCTCGGCCTGACCATCGTGGGCCTGTCCAGCGCGCTCGGCGGCGTCCTGCTGATGTGGTTCAACCCGCCCACGCGCTCGAGCCAGCTGGCCGTCGTCGGCCCGGAGACCGAGGACCCGTACACCGAGGACGAGGACCGCGAGGAGGCCGTGGCGCAGACCGTGCACGGCGCGCCGTTGCACGTGGAGATGACGGCCCCGTCCCTGGCCACCGGCGCCCTGCCCGTGGTCACCGAGGCGATCCCGCTCGTCACCGGCGCCCTGCCGGTCATCGCGGCGGACGGCTCCGGTCCGGCGACGCCGACCCCCGGCCTCACCCGGGCGGAGCGGCTGCGGCTGTGGCGGGCCCGGCACTTCTCCTGGGTGGGCCCGGAGGCCCTCGGCGTGCTCGTGGTGTCCCTGGCGGCGGGGCTGGTGATGGTGGGCACCGAGGTGACCATGGTCGCCGAGCTGGAGCACGCGGGCATGGCCGGGTCCGTGGGCGTCGTATACGCGTTCTGGTGCGGGGCCTCCGCGGTGGGCGGGCTGTTCTACGGAGCCTGGGGCCGGCAGGTTCACCCGTACCTGCTCATGGGCCTGCTCGCGCTGCTGACCCTGCCGATGGCGTTCGTGGACGGGCTGTGGGCGCTGGCGCTCGCGGCCATCCCCTCGGGGCTGTTCACCGCGCCCACGCTGGCCTCGGCGTCCTCGCGGCTGTCCACGCTGGTGCCGGAGGAGCGCCGCGGCGAGGCGATGGGCTTCTACGGGTCCGCCATGACGGCGGGCGCGGCGATGGGCGCGCCCCTGTCCGGCGTGTTCATCGACGCGATCCACCCGGCGGCCGGCTACGTGTTCGCCGGCCTGGCCGGCGCGGTGCTCGTGCTGGCGGCGGCCCTGGTCACCCTCGCCCGACGGCGGCGGGTCGGCGGCACCTCCGCCTGA
- a CDS encoding DUF805 domain-containing protein gives MPGSRTSRGILTADLRIDLRAPPWTGRGRTGRLEFFQVMAWLLLASCLMQFVFYQLGATGHLGGAGWLGAPLFSAEPAFSRHPDVPAATATFQWVSNALVLAHVLPTLALTARRLRDAGFHVAWTLLAFMPGLGSLVLFCLLIQPTGRRFP, from the coding sequence ATGCCCGGCTCACGGACGTCCCGCGGCATCCTGACTGCTGACCTCCGCATCGACCTCAGGGCCCCGCCGTGGACGGGACGGGGCCGCACCGGACGCCTCGAGTTCTTCCAGGTGATGGCGTGGCTGCTCCTGGCGTCCTGCCTGATGCAGTTCGTGTTCTACCAGCTGGGGGCCACCGGGCACCTGGGCGGGGCGGGGTGGCTGGGCGCCCCCCTGTTCTCCGCCGAGCCCGCCTTCTCGCGGCACCCGGACGTGCCCGCGGCGACGGCAACGTTCCAGTGGGTGAGCAACGCCCTGGTGCTGGCGCACGTGCTGCCCACGCTGGCGCTCACCGCCCGCCGACTGCGCGACGCGGGGTTCCACGTCGCGTGGACGCTGCTCGCATTCATGCCGGGGCTGGGGAGCCTGGTGCTGTTCTGCCTGCTGATCCAGCCCACCGGCCGCCGATTCCCGTGA
- a CDS encoding LURP-one-related/scramblase family protein: MSTAFDAGRLGRTDVLTLQQVTSFMSNDMQVTGPDGQTVATVVTTGGGLGRMLLGSRTFDVVDGEDGRVLFRLADPATFGRDRYAIVDADGLPLANLVREFALFRTSVSVEVVDGTRFAVTGNLWDHDYTMTVGQAPIARATATFGGFMNALAGRSRYELRLDPGMPPVVRCAVLGTAIALDLIRAKDRRRNN, encoded by the coding sequence ATGAGCACCGCCTTCGACGCCGGCCGCCTGGGCCGCACGGACGTCCTCACCCTGCAGCAGGTCACCAGCTTCATGTCCAATGACATGCAGGTCACCGGCCCCGACGGGCAGACGGTGGCCACCGTGGTCACCACCGGCGGCGGGCTGGGACGGATGTTGCTGGGCAGCCGCACCTTCGACGTCGTGGACGGGGAGGACGGCCGCGTGCTGTTCCGCCTCGCCGACCCGGCCACCTTCGGCCGCGACCGCTACGCGATCGTGGACGCGGACGGGCTGCCCCTGGCCAACCTGGTCCGGGAGTTCGCGCTCTTCCGCACCTCCGTGAGCGTCGAGGTGGTGGACGGCACCCGCTTCGCCGTGACCGGCAACCTCTGGGACCACGACTACACGATGACCGTGGGGCAGGCGCCCATCGCCCGTGCGACGGCCACCTTCGGCGGCTTCATGAACGCGCTGGCCGGGCGCTCGCGGTACGAGCTGCGGCTGGACCCGGGCATGCCCCCGGTGGTGCGCTGCGCCGTGCTCGGCACGGCCATCGCGCTGGACCTCATCCGCGCCAAGGACCGGCGCCGCAACAACTGA
- a CDS encoding LLM class flavin-dependent oxidoreductase, with the protein MQFGVFTIGDVTQDPTTGTTPTEHQRIKDTVRIAQHAEQAGFEVFATGQHHNPPFVAPGNPPTLLAYLAAMTKDLQLSTATTLITTMDPVRLAEDYSYLQHLADGRVDLTMGRGNTGPVYPWFGKDIRQGIPLAVENYNLLYRLWHEETVDWSGKFRSPLQNFTLTPQPLDGVAPFVWHGSIRSPEIAEQAAYYGDGFFHNNIFWNKEHVIQMVRLYRQRYEYYGHGKAHQAYVALGGQAYMAKNSQDAVKEFRPYFDNAPVYGHGPSLEQFSSMTPLTVGSPQQVIERTLGFRDWVGDYQRQMFLIDHAGLPTDTVLKQIDIFGEEVLPVLRKEFAALKPDDVPEAPTHEFLVERARRGEAPVPGGKEGSQAQIDRAAAAEKRAAAKAGEGA; encoded by the coding sequence ATGCAGTTCGGCGTCTTCACCATCGGTGATGTCACCCAGGATCCCACGACCGGCACCACCCCCACCGAGCACCAGCGCATCAAGGACACCGTGCGCATCGCCCAGCACGCCGAGCAGGCGGGCTTCGAGGTGTTCGCCACCGGCCAGCACCACAACCCGCCGTTCGTGGCCCCGGGCAACCCGCCCACGCTGCTGGCGTACCTGGCCGCCATGACCAAGGACCTCCAGCTCTCCACCGCCACCACGCTCATCACCACCATGGACCCGGTGCGCCTGGCCGAGGACTACTCCTACCTGCAGCACCTGGCCGACGGCCGCGTGGACCTCACCATGGGCCGCGGCAACACCGGCCCCGTCTACCCCTGGTTCGGCAAGGACATCCGCCAGGGCATCCCACTGGCCGTGGAGAACTACAACCTCCTCTACCGCCTCTGGCACGAGGAGACCGTGGACTGGAGCGGCAAGTTCCGCTCCCCGCTGCAGAACTTCACCCTCACCCCCCAGCCGCTGGACGGCGTCGCCCCCTTCGTGTGGCACGGCTCCATCCGCTCCCCCGAGATCGCCGAGCAGGCCGCCTACTACGGCGACGGCTTCTTCCACAACAACATCTTCTGGAACAAGGAGCACGTCATCCAAATGGTGCGCCTGTACCGGCAGCGCTACGAGTACTACGGCCACGGCAAGGCCCATCAGGCCTACGTGGCCCTCGGCGGCCAGGCCTACATGGCCAAGAACTCCCAGGACGCCGTCAAGGAGTTCCGCCCGTACTTCGACAACGCCCCGGTGTACGGCCACGGCCCGTCCCTGGAGCAGTTCTCCTCGATGACCCCGCTGACCGTCGGCTCCCCGCAGCAGGTCATCGAGCGCACCCTGGGCTTCCGCGACTGGGTGGGCGACTACCAGCGCCAGATGTTCCTCATCGACCACGCCGGCCTGCCCACGGACACCGTCCTCAAGCAGATCGACATCTTCGGCGAGGAGGTGCTGCCGGTGCTGCGCAAGGAGTTCGCCGCACTCAAGCCCGACGACGTCCCCGAGGCCCCGACCCACGAGTTCCTCGTGGAGCGCGCCCGCCGCGGGGAGGCCCCCGTGCCCGGCGGCAAGGAGGGCTCGCAGGCCCAGATCGATCGCGCCGCGGCCGCCGAGAAGCGCGCCGCCGCGAAGGCCGGTGAGGGCGCATGA
- a CDS encoding CE1759 family FMN reductase: MIGQGAFEATDPFTPQARHVAVVSGGSGDPSQTRMLAERMAEAASAALSEHGVVPEIHLITLRELATDIAQAMVTFAVSPALRAALDEVQQADAVIAVSPTFKASYSGLFKSFWDLVDDESLLGVPVLLGATGGTVRHSLMIDTALRPLFAYLKSRIVPTAVFAASDDWGEADGAQASTRTDPLRSRIRAAGRDLAEILLNRPPRARAAAPETLDLEVTPFEQLLNPDA, encoded by the coding sequence ATGATCGGCCAGGGCGCCTTCGAGGCCACCGACCCGTTCACGCCGCAGGCCCGGCACGTCGCCGTGGTCTCCGGCGGGTCCGGGGACCCCTCGCAGACCCGCATGCTCGCCGAGCGGATGGCCGAGGCCGCCTCGGCCGCCCTCTCCGAGCACGGCGTGGTCCCCGAGATCCACCTGATCACCCTGCGGGAGCTCGCCACGGACATCGCCCAGGCCATGGTCACGTTCGCCGTGAGCCCGGCCCTGCGCGCCGCCCTCGACGAGGTGCAGCAGGCGGACGCGGTCATCGCCGTCTCGCCCACCTTCAAGGCCTCCTACTCGGGGCTGTTCAAGTCCTTCTGGGACCTGGTGGACGACGAGTCGCTGCTCGGCGTGCCGGTGCTGCTCGGGGCCACCGGCGGCACCGTCCGCCACTCGCTCATGATCGACACCGCCCTGCGCCCCCTGTTCGCCTACCTCAAGTCCCGGATCGTGCCGACCGCCGTCTTCGCGGCCTCGGACGACTGGGGCGAGGCCGACGGCGCGCAGGCCTCCACCAGGACCGACCCCCTGCGCAGCCGCATCCGGGCCGCCGGACGCGACCTCGCCGAGATTCTCCTCAACCGCCCGCCCCGGGCCCGCGCCGCCGCGCCCGAGACCCTCGACCTGGAGGTGACCCCCTTTGAACAGCTCCTCAACCCCGACGCCTGA
- a CDS encoding MarR family winged helix-turn-helix transcriptional regulator has product MNSSSTPTPEPSETARHAWRAYFEATQMLSELLERGLKKNSGMSLADYNLLLLLYEAPEGRLRMGELASGMVFSPSRITYQVKTLVARGLIERRAAECDRRGFEAVLTDEGRTAFRRAAAGHARQVDELFLSHLEPGEAETLERIFTRLGGRLEGLC; this is encoded by the coding sequence TTGAACAGCTCCTCAACCCCGACGCCTGAGCCGAGCGAGACCGCCCGCCACGCCTGGCGCGCCTACTTCGAGGCCACGCAGATGCTCTCGGAGCTGCTCGAGCGCGGCCTGAAGAAGAACAGCGGCATGTCCCTGGCCGACTACAACCTCCTGCTGCTGCTCTACGAGGCCCCCGAGGGCCGGCTGCGGATGGGCGAGCTCGCCTCCGGCATGGTGTTCTCCCCCTCCCGCATCACCTACCAGGTGAAGACCCTCGTGGCGCGCGGCCTGATCGAGCGGCGCGCGGCCGAATGCGACCGCCGCGGCTTCGAGGCCGTCCTCACGGACGAGGGGCGCACCGCGTTCCGCCGCGCCGCCGCCGGCCACGCCCGGCAGGTCGACGAGCTGTTCCTGAGCCACCTCGAGCCCGGCGAGGCCGAGACGCTGGAGCGGATCTTCACCCGGCTCGGCGGCCGGCTCGAAGGGCTCTGCTGA
- a CDS encoding trypsin-like serine protease, with protein MRTRTLTGVATAALGAVVVAGAGPALAQTVITQGSALSAPAGACSLTIVDDATAYTAAHCGAGQWQVGSPVLDAEGVQIGTVSGLPGTSGVDAVRVALAEDVEVVGEWSTRPAASVEVGETVFTHGSSVPLGAPNSLSHTQTFDAATVCDDAYSDQMALDVASTYPGDSGGAVYDVQQRVVGVISGVAPVTFDEEGNVVGCDAQSLSSIMVPVESLDAVGQETAAPAAVEPAVAEAPATEVTETPAIADVAGPVADEDLPTGGEPAVDESELTEFTPAEEEAIRAELIERAEAEAVAAGTEDVVAAPAEGVAYGTQVMAETSQGGFASVTVTAYDADGTVLGVDGLDLTGEYRAWMPVPAEVPAGGSVVVTVVDAAGDATDTQVTLGGQLIG; from the coding sequence ATGAGAACCAGAACCTTGACCGGCGTCGCCACCGCGGCGCTGGGCGCGGTGGTGGTGGCCGGAGCCGGCCCCGCCCTCGCGCAGACCGTGATCACGCAGGGCTCGGCGCTGTCCGCGCCGGCCGGTGCGTGCAGCCTCACCATCGTGGACGACGCCACCGCGTACACCGCCGCCCACTGCGGCGCGGGCCAGTGGCAGGTCGGCTCCCCGGTGCTCGACGCCGAGGGCGTGCAGATCGGCACCGTGTCCGGCCTGCCCGGCACCTCCGGCGTGGACGCGGTGCGCGTGGCCCTGGCCGAGGACGTCGAGGTCGTCGGCGAGTGGAGCACCCGCCCGGCCGCCTCCGTGGAGGTCGGCGAGACCGTGTTCACCCACGGCTCGTCCGTGCCGCTGGGCGCGCCCAACAGCCTGTCCCACACCCAGACGTTCGACGCCGCCACGGTGTGCGACGACGCCTACTCGGACCAGATGGCCCTGGACGTCGCCTCCACCTACCCGGGCGACTCCGGCGGCGCCGTGTACGACGTGCAGCAGCGCGTGGTCGGCGTCATCTCCGGCGTGGCCCCGGTGACCTTCGACGAGGAGGGCAACGTGGTGGGCTGCGACGCCCAGTCCCTGTCCTCCATCATGGTCCCGGTCGAGTCCCTCGACGCCGTGGGTCAGGAGACGGCCGCACCGGCCGCCGTCGAGCCCGCCGTGGCCGAGGCCCCGGCCACCGAGGTCACCGAGACCCCGGCGATCGCCGACGTCGCCGGCCCCGTGGCCGACGAGGACCTGCCCACCGGCGGCGAGCCCGCCGTGGACGAGTCCGAGCTGACCGAGTTCACGCCCGCCGAGGAGGAGGCCATCCGCGCCGAGCTCATCGAGCGCGCCGAGGCCGAGGCCGTCGCGGCCGGCACCGAGGACGTCGTGGCCGCGCCCGCCGAGGGCGTCGCCTACGGCACCCAGGTGATGGCCGAGACCTCCCAGGGCGGCTTCGCGTCCGTCACCGTCACCGCCTACGACGCCGACGGCACCGTCCTCGGCGTGGACGGCCTGGACCTGACCGGCGAGTACCGCGCCTGGATGCCCGTCCCGGCCGAGGTGCCCGCGGGCGGCTCCGTGGTGGTCACCGTGGTGGACGCCGCCGGCGACGCCACCGACACCCAGGTCACCCTGGGCGGCCAGCTGATCGGCTGA
- a CDS encoding SseB family protein, producing MTHGHDDGAPAGAAGAGPIEETVAVPRPDSRELPGHIRAALDRMREKTAGSNTADTAGVPWEGRDLSGPGVDGSANPLHVFDEDDGTSPAEWTRVMAALTTGAAGEAEVTDVLSRIRVFAAVVPTLAVDEDDVHDHADHSGHEHDVAAHGDKAADVALVTMRAPDGRQALPVFTSVPALTAWNPIARPVAVWMPRACLSAVDEGCELVVVDAGAEHTYAVRRPAVWALAQQKPWTPSYRDQEIADEIAQVADLVPHLLNLGLAPGSGVATHTGSGAVMSGGGAGPELQIVAMPARDADAAGVRLMAATLKTLLADLPLLAERADSVDITVRRP from the coding sequence GTGACCCACGGGCACGACGACGGCGCCCCGGCGGGCGCGGCCGGCGCCGGTCCGATCGAGGAGACCGTCGCCGTGCCGCGGCCGGACTCGCGCGAGCTGCCCGGCCACATCCGGGCCGCCCTGGACCGCATGCGCGAGAAGACCGCGGGGTCGAACACGGCCGACACCGCGGGCGTGCCCTGGGAGGGTCGGGACCTCTCGGGCCCCGGCGTGGACGGCTCCGCGAACCCGCTGCACGTGTTCGACGAGGACGACGGCACGAGTCCGGCGGAGTGGACCCGCGTGATGGCGGCCCTCACCACGGGCGCCGCGGGCGAGGCCGAGGTGACGGACGTGCTCTCGCGCATCCGCGTGTTCGCCGCCGTCGTGCCGACCCTTGCCGTGGACGAGGACGACGTGCACGACCACGCGGACCACTCCGGCCACGAGCACGACGTCGCCGCGCATGGGGACAAGGCCGCGGACGTGGCCCTCGTGACCATGCGCGCCCCGGACGGACGGCAGGCCCTGCCCGTGTTCACCTCCGTGCCGGCGCTGACGGCGTGGAACCCCATCGCCCGGCCGGTGGCCGTGTGGATGCCGCGCGCCTGCCTGTCCGCCGTGGACGAGGGCTGCGAGCTCGTGGTGGTGGACGCCGGGGCGGAGCACACCTACGCGGTGCGCCGCCCCGCCGTGTGGGCGCTGGCCCAGCAGAAGCCCTGGACGCCCTCCTACCGGGACCAGGAGATCGCCGACGAGATTGCCCAGGTGGCGGACCTCGTGCCGCACCTGCTGAACCTGGGCCTGGCCCCGGGCTCCGGCGTGGCGACACACACCGGCTCCGGCGCGGTCATGAGCGGCGGCGGAGCCGGCCCCGAGCTGCAGATCGTGGCCATGCCGGCCCGGGACGCCGACGCCGCCGGGGTGCGGCTCATGGCGGCGACGCTCAAGACGCTGCTGGCCGACCTGCCGCTGCTGGCCGAGCGGGCGGACTCCGTGGACATCACGGTCCGACGTCCATGA